The Halalkalibacter krulwichiae genome has a segment encoding these proteins:
- the mnmE gene encoding tRNA uridine-5-carboxymethylaminomethyl(34) synthesis GTPase MnmE, with protein MEFDTIAAISTALGEGAIGIIRLSGDDAIAIADKLYDGKKRLEEVPSHSIVYGYIVDAPSGERVEEVMVSVMRAPRTFTREDVVEINCHGGLMSVNRVLHLCLKHGARLAEPGEFTKRAFLNGRIDLSQAEGVMDLIRAKTDRAMNVALNQMDGRLSKQIQILRQALLETVAHVEVNIDYPEYDAEQMTHGLLQEKAQFVIQEIDKLLATAAQGKILREGLSTVIVGRPNVGKSSLLNSLVHENKAIVTDIPGTTRDVIEEYVNVRGVPLRLVDTAGIRETEDIVERIGVERSREVLKKADLILLVLNYGEELSSEDEALFQAVEKMNVIVIVNKTDVKQKIDLEAVKKLAAGRPLITTSLLRDEGVDQLEQAISDLFFEGEIEGADVTYVSNTRHIALLEQAKTTIEDAMGAIEAGVPVDLVQIDITRTWELLGEIIGDSVQESLIDQLFSQFCLGK; from the coding sequence ATGGAGTTTGATACAATTGCGGCAATTTCAACAGCGTTAGGTGAAGGAGCTATTGGAATCATTCGTTTAAGTGGTGATGATGCAATTGCAATAGCTGATAAGTTATATGATGGCAAAAAACGGTTAGAAGAAGTTCCATCCCATTCGATAGTGTATGGTTATATCGTTGATGCCCCGTCGGGAGAACGAGTAGAAGAAGTCATGGTTTCAGTGATGCGTGCACCACGAACATTTACAAGGGAAGATGTCGTTGAAATTAACTGTCACGGTGGGTTAATGTCAGTTAACAGAGTGTTACATCTTTGTTTGAAGCATGGCGCTAGGTTAGCAGAACCAGGTGAGTTTACGAAACGAGCTTTCCTAAATGGCCGGATTGACTTATCACAAGCTGAAGGAGTAATGGATTTAATCAGGGCAAAAACGGATCGCGCGATGAATGTTGCGTTAAACCAAATGGACGGACGGTTGTCGAAGCAAATTCAAATTCTTAGACAAGCTTTGTTAGAGACAGTTGCTCATGTAGAAGTTAATATTGATTATCCTGAATATGATGCAGAACAAATGACTCATGGCTTGCTACAGGAAAAGGCTCAGTTTGTCATTCAAGAAATCGATAAATTACTAGCAACGGCTGCCCAAGGGAAAATATTACGAGAAGGTTTGTCAACGGTTATAGTAGGAAGACCAAATGTAGGGAAATCTTCTTTATTAAATAGCTTAGTTCATGAAAATAAAGCGATTGTGACTGATATTCCGGGAACAACCCGAGATGTTATTGAAGAATATGTCAATGTTCGCGGTGTTCCTCTTCGTCTTGTTGATACGGCCGGGATCAGAGAAACAGAAGATATCGTCGAACGAATTGGTGTCGAGCGGTCGCGAGAAGTGTTGAAAAAAGCCGACTTAATTCTTTTAGTGTTAAATTATGGAGAGGAATTATCCTCAGAAGATGAAGCGCTATTTCAAGCAGTAGAAAAAATGAATGTCATTGTCATTGTTAATAAAACAGATGTCAAACAAAAGATTGATCTAGAAGCTGTGAAAAAACTTGCTGCAGGGCGCCCGTTAATCACGACATCATTACTTCGTGATGAAGGGGTGGATCAGCTTGAGCAGGCAATTTCTGATTTATTCTTTGAAGGTGAAATTGAGGGAGCTGATGTTACGTATGTATCGAATACAAGACATATAGCTCTTTTAGAACAAGCGAAAACAACGATTGAAGATGCAATGGGTGCTATTGAGGCTGGAGTGCCAGTTGATTTAGTCCAAATTGATATAACGAGAACGTGGGAACTGTTAGGTGAAATTATTGGAGATAGTGTTCAAGAAAGTTTAATTGATCAGCTATTCTCGCAATTTTGTTTAGGGAAATAA
- the jag gene encoding RNA-binding cell elongation regulator Jag/EloR has product MIITVSGKTIDEAIAKAIDELQTTREQLSYRVLSEPQKGFLGIIGSKPAKIEAQVLPDSVELAQTFLEKTVSLMGQEVTITKNESNQKVSFELSAESDAGRLIGKRGQTLESLEYLTNLVCNQGEQKYKRIELDVGNYRERRRQTLEQLALRVADKVTTLKKSSSLEPMNAQERKIVHETLKSVRGVETRSEGSGMRRHIVVIPV; this is encoded by the coding sequence GGGAAAACAATTGATGAGGCCATTGCAAAAGCGATTGATGAGTTGCAAACAACAAGAGAGCAACTTTCTTACCGTGTTCTTTCTGAACCGCAAAAAGGTTTTTTAGGTATTATTGGTTCAAAGCCTGCAAAAATAGAAGCCCAAGTTCTTCCTGATTCGGTTGAGTTAGCTCAAACCTTCTTAGAAAAAACCGTATCATTGATGGGGCAAGAAGTAACCATTACAAAAAATGAGTCGAATCAAAAGGTATCATTTGAACTTTCAGCCGAGAGCGATGCTGGTCGATTAATAGGCAAGAGAGGGCAAACGCTTGAGTCTTTAGAATATTTGACGAACCTTGTCTGTAACCAAGGTGAGCAAAAGTATAAAAGGATTGAGTTAGATGTAGGGAATTACCGAGAGCGGCGTAGACAAACACTTGAACAATTAGCTTTACGTGTAGCTGATAAGGTGACTACACTGAAGAAGTCTTCTTCGTTAGAACCGATGAATGCTCAAGAACGGAAAATTGTCCACGAAACACTGAAGTCTGTCCGAGGAGTAGAAACAAGGTCAGAGGGAAGTGGCATGCGTCGTCATATTGTTGTTATTCCTGTCTAA